A genomic segment from Andrena cerasifolii isolate SP2316 chromosome 7, iyAndCera1_principal, whole genome shotgun sequence encodes:
- the LOC143371157 gene encoding uncharacterized protein LOC143371157, translating into MKKATISVRSEDNACFARAVVAALHPAERNPHRPSSYPHYTLVLNLQDIEFPMSLEQLGKFERQNGISVNVYTFGMEKGSTVFPLRLTSQKRDRHVNLLYTPNHEHGDVGHFVLIKDLSRLVSMQLSRHREKKFICDRCMHYFGSAEKLEAHSLDCGQMNDCAILLPSVGNNLLKFSNHCMKERLPFVVYADLECIIEKTEDNHRMGEMDSKLRAYQHHKVHSIAYYMHCSYDTSLSTYRCRRDADCVSWFVNELENFANFAKPILTNNVPMLDLTPEQWATFRDATHCHICEEPFKAEDVRVRDHCHLSGRFRGPAHSECNLNYKNAFYIPIVFNNLSGYDSHFIIEEIATAFEGSIDLHRRLSHQSVIVSEIALKDIVRLPIHTKYID; encoded by the exons atgaagaaagcgacaattagcgtgcgatccgaggataacgcctgcttcgcgcgggcagtggtcgcagctctccatcccgccgaaagaaaccctcatcgaccaagttcgtatccacattatacattggtgctaaatctccaagacattgagtttccaatgtccctagagcagcttgggaagtttgagcggcagaacggcatctccgtcaacgtgtacaccttcgggatggagaaaggatcgacggtctttccgctgcgtctcaccagccaaaagagggatcgacacgtcaatctgctctacacgccgaatcatgagcacggcgatgtagggcactttgtgctgatcaaggacttatcccgactggtgagcatgcagttgagcaggcacagagaaaaaaaattcatctgcgatcg atgcatgcactactttggatctgccgagaagttggaggcccattcgctggactgcggacaaatgaatgattgcgccatcctgttgcccagcgtaggaaacaatctgctcaaattcagcaaccactgtatgaaggagcggctccccttcgtggtgtacgccgatcttgagtgcatcattgaaaaaacagaggacaatcaccgaatgggtgaaatggatagtaaattgcgcgcgtatcaacaccataaagtgcacagcattgcatattatatgcattgctcgtacgatacatcactgtcgacgtatcgatgtcgccgcgacgcggattgtgtttcatggttcgtcaacgaactggaaaattttgcaaacttcgccaaacccattctgaccaacaatgttcccatgcttgatttaactcccgaacaatgggcgacatttcgcgatgcaacacactgtcatatttgcgaagaaccattcaaggctgaagatgtacgagttcgcgatcattgccatctatccggacgctttagaggcccagcacattcggagtgcaatttaaattataaaaatgcgttttacatccccatagttttcaataatttatccggctacgattcgcatttcattatcgaggaaatagctaccgctttcgaaggcagcattgac TTACATCGAAGACTATCGCATCAAAGTGTTATTGTAAGCGAGATCGCTTTGAAGGATATCGTCCGCCTTCCAATACACACGAAAtacatcgattaa
- the LOC143371248 gene encoding uncharacterized protein LOC143371248: MSPLHAQNCKILYTDTDSLIYHIRCDDIYESVKRNIDRFDTSDYPIENAYNMPRLNKKVPGLIKDENNGVIMTKFEGLRAKMYALHVDGKKDTKMAKGVKTNVIARTITFDDYTQCLQKEIKMVRRQSCIRCKLHKVYTISESKIALSPYDDKRYIVPDSTDTLPWGHYKIPL, encoded by the coding sequence atgtctcctcTGCACgctcaaaattgtaaaattctatacacagacacagACAGTCTCATTTATCatattcgatgcgatgatatctacgagtccgtgaaacgcaatatcgatagattcgacacaagcgattatcccatcgagaatgcatataatatgccgcgcttaaataagaaggtcccGGGGCTGATAAAGGACGAAAATAACGGTGTGATAATGACCAAGTTCgaaggtcttagagcgaaaatgtatgcactccacgtagacggtaaaaaagatacgaaaatggcgaaaggcgtcaagaccaacgtcatagccaggacgataactttcgacgactacacGCAGTGCTTGCAAAAGGAGATCaaaatggttcgcaggcaatcatgcatacggtgtaaattgcataaagtgtacaccatttcagaatccaaaatcgctctaagtccatacgacgacaagcggtatatcgtacccgattcgaccgacactctgccctggggacattataaaattccgttgtaa